In the genome of Rhodothermales bacterium, one region contains:
- a CDS encoding Rne/Rng family ribonuclease: MSAKGSRVSTDISLAGRFLVLVPLANYVAVSKKIFSYKERRRLRALAKSLLPEGFGVIVRTVAEGKKAKELDTDLRLLLDKWRKIEKKLQGSPAAPIVVHEDVNMASSVIRDLFSDDYDRILIDDPKLYRNVKNYVQAIAPHMVPAVQQHKGKRHIFQEARIAREVQQAFESRIELPSGGYLFIEHTEAMHVVDVNSGRAGRGLSQEDNSLKVDLEAVQAITRQVRLRDLGGIIVVDFIDLRLDRNRKKVYNELRKAFRQDRAVTKVLPMSDFGLIEITRQRLRPSITKTFAPSAGAITIVGDAEPAQMPVAPDALVAPLDHGLELATVLDREDPVPMDIQTFLEKVDRWIQKFKEKKEGSTVHLLVHPFTAAYLTHNFPSIRLGWFFKYFIRVHIRGDEKMAPFRYRFVDPETGKPFRNDRRRGKKRSEESGPEVVD; encoded by the coding sequence ATTTCGGCCAAAGGCAGCCGCGTCTCGACCGATATCTCGCTCGCTGGCCGCTTCCTCGTCTTGGTGCCGCTCGCCAACTACGTGGCGGTGTCCAAAAAAATCTTCTCGTACAAAGAACGGCGCCGCCTCCGCGCGTTGGCCAAAAGCCTTCTTCCAGAGGGTTTCGGCGTCATTGTACGCACCGTAGCCGAAGGCAAGAAAGCCAAGGAACTGGATACCGATCTTCGCCTCCTCCTGGATAAATGGCGCAAGATCGAGAAAAAGCTGCAGGGCTCGCCGGCAGCGCCGATAGTCGTGCATGAAGACGTGAACATGGCGTCTTCGGTTATTCGCGATCTGTTCTCGGACGACTACGACCGCATCCTCATCGACGACCCGAAGCTCTACCGTAACGTTAAGAACTACGTGCAGGCCATCGCGCCGCACATGGTGCCGGCCGTGCAGCAGCACAAAGGGAAGCGCCACATCTTCCAGGAAGCCCGCATCGCCCGCGAAGTCCAGCAGGCGTTCGAAAGCCGCATCGAACTGCCCTCGGGCGGCTACCTGTTCATCGAACATACCGAGGCAATGCACGTCGTCGACGTAAACTCGGGGCGCGCCGGCCGGGGGCTTTCCCAGGAGGATAACTCCCTCAAGGTGGATCTCGAGGCCGTCCAAGCCATCACGCGACAGGTGCGGCTGCGCGACCTCGGCGGCATCATCGTCGTGGACTTTATCGATCTCCGCCTCGACCGTAACCGCAAAAAGGTCTATAACGAGCTCCGCAAGGCGTTCCGGCAGGACCGCGCCGTCACGAAAGTGCTGCCAATGAGCGATTTTGGTCTCATCGAAATCACCCGGCAACGCCTACGTCCTAGCATCACGAAGACGTTTGCGCCCAGCGCCGGCGCGATCACGATCGTCGGGGATGCCGAGCCTGCACAGATGCCAGTCGCGCCGGATGCGCTGGTTGCTCCTCTGGACCACGGTCTCGAGCTGGCCACTGTGCTCGATCGGGAGGATCCGGTGCCGATGGACATCCAGACGTTCCTCGAGAAGGTGGACCGCTGGATCCAGAAGTTCAAAGAGAAGAAGGAAGGCAGCACGGTACATCTGCTTGTACACCCGTTCACGGCCGCATACCTGACGCATAACTTCCCGTCCATCCGATTGGGGTGGTTCTTCAAGTACTTCATCCGCGTGCACATTCGGGGTGATGAGAAGATGGCGCCTTTCCGGTACCGCTTCGTCGACCCCGAGACGGGCAAACCGTTTCGCAACGATCGCCGGCGCGGGAAGAAACGCAGTGAAGAATCCGGCCCTGAAGTCGTAGATTGA
- a CDS encoding MBL fold metallo-hydrolase has translation MRVTLLGTGTSTGIPVIGCTCRVCQSNDPRDKRTRCACLIDVDGLHLLVDVGPDFRTQALRAGLTRIDAVLLTHHHFDHVVGLDDLRPFFFDNATPITCYARPDTADTLRDMFRYIFIDRAYPGVANLRMEAVVAPFRIAGRYDISRSVMVTPIEAFHGKLPLHGYRVGRFAYLTDTSHIPPESMALLEDLDVLVLDALRHEAHPSHFTIEQAVEVAQRLGARQTYLIHMTHHILHMEEEVRLPAGIELAYDGLSFEVRPGAR, from the coding sequence ATGCGCGTCACCCTGCTGGGCACCGGTACCTCGACCGGTATTCCCGTCATCGGCTGCACCTGCCGGGTCTGCCAGTCGAACGATCCGCGGGATAAACGGACCCGGTGTGCCTGTCTCATCGATGTCGATGGCCTGCACCTGCTGGTGGACGTAGGGCCCGATTTCCGCACCCAGGCCCTCCGCGCCGGCTTGACACGCATCGACGCCGTACTCCTCACCCATCATCATTTCGATCATGTCGTGGGGCTGGACGATCTGCGACCGTTTTTCTTCGATAATGCCACCCCCATCACGTGTTACGCGCGTCCGGATACAGCCGACACATTGCGCGACATGTTCCGGTATATCTTCATCGATCGTGCCTACCCGGGCGTCGCGAACCTTCGCATGGAGGCGGTCGTCGCCCCCTTCCGAATCGCGGGTCGGTACGATATCAGCCGCTCGGTGATGGTCACGCCCATCGAGGCTTTCCATGGGAAACTGCCGCTTCATGGATATCGCGTCGGTCGGTTCGCGTACCTGACGGATACCAGCCACATACCTCCGGAAAGCATGGCCCTGCTTGAAGACCTGGATGTACTTGTTCTGGACGCGCTCCGCCACGAGGCCCACCCTTCACACTTTACCATCGAACAGGCCGTCGAAGTCGCCCAGCGTCTTGGCGCACGGCAAACGTATCTGATCCACATGACACACCATATCCTCCATATGGAAGAAGAGGTGCGGCTCCCCGCCGGCATCGAACTGGCCTACGATGGCCTTTCGTTTGAAGTCCGACCCGGTGCCCGCTGA
- the aroQ gene encoding type II 3-dehydroquinate dehydratase — protein sequence MHLLILNGPNLNLLGTREPATYGHATLAHLESRLHKAFPAVDFLFYQSNHEGALIDAIHAALREGRQGIVFNPGAYTHTSIALRDAIAGVGLPVVEVHLSNIHARESFRHVSMIAPVCLGQICGLGMAGYELAVQFLLERRAQD from the coding sequence ATGCATCTGCTCATCCTCAACGGACCCAACCTCAACTTGCTCGGCACCCGCGAGCCGGCTACCTACGGCCATGCGACGCTCGCCCACCTCGAGTCACGCCTCCACAAAGCCTTTCCAGCAGTCGACTTTCTCTTCTACCAGAGTAATCACGAGGGCGCCCTCATCGATGCGATCCACGCTGCCCTGCGCGAGGGGCGTCAGGGCATCGTGTTTAATCCCGGTGCGTATACCCACACGTCGATCGCGCTCCGCGACGCCATCGCGGGCGTCGGGTTGCCGGTCGTGGAGGTCCACCTCTCCAATATTCACGCACGTGAGTCCTTTCGCCACGTTTCGATGATCGCGCCGGTCTGCCTCGGACAGATATGCGGCCTCGGCATGGCCGGCTATGAGCTGGCCGTGCAGTTCCTGTTGGAGCGCCGAGCGCAGGATTAA